TCAACTGATCCATCACAAAAATAGGATCTCCGCCATCGTTATAGATTGGTTCAAAAAGAGAAACCGGATCTTGAATAGCGTCCAGTGCAAAAACAATTTCCGCCTGCTCGACGTCCATTTCCTTGGCAATTTCTGCTGGAGATGGATCTTTGGACGTTTTACTGATTAATTGTTCCCTGACCTGCAGGGCCCGATAAGCAATATCACGTAAAGACCTGGATACACGAATCGGATTATTATCCCGTAAGTACCTTCTGATCTCACCAATGATCATGGGAACAGCATAGGTGGAGAAACGCACATTATGGGATAAATCAAAATTATCAATTGATTTCATCAGACCGATACAGCCAACTTGAAATAAATCATCAACATATTCACCACGGTTATTAAAACGCTGAATAACGCTAAGAACAAGGCGTAGATTGCCATTTACTAATTCTTCCCGGGCAAACATATCGTTTTCCTGCTGCATCCGTACAAATAATTTTTTCATTTCATCGTTTTTAAGTACTGGAAGTTTTGATGTATCAACCCCGCATATTTCAACTTTATGTCTTGCCATTCATGAAAACCTCCCCAATCTTAGATGCTGTTCAAGGACAGTATCTCCCCGGGAAAAGTTTTTATGCAGGAAAAAGTTGTAAAAAAAGATGTGATATGCGGTTTATGATTGACATAGCAAGTTAAACCATTTTATTAAATTCTTTTTTTAAACGACGTATAATTTTCTTCTCTAATCGGGAAATATAAGACTGGGAAATTCCAAGCATATCTGCTACATCTTTTTGTGTTTTTTCATCATCGCCCACTAATCCAAAACGAAGTTCCATAAT
The nucleotide sequence above comes from Oceanobacillus timonensis. Encoded proteins:
- the sigG gene encoding RNA polymerase sporulation sigma factor SigG, coding for MARHKVEICGVDTSKLPVLKNDEMKKLFVRMQQENDMFAREELVNGNLRLVLSVIQRFNNRGEYVDDLFQVGCIGLMKSIDNFDLSHNVRFSTYAVPMIIGEIRRYLRDNNPIRVSRSLRDIAYRALQVREQLISKTSKDPSPAEIAKEMDVEQAEIVFALDAIQDPVSLFEPIYNDGGDPIFVMDQLSDDKDKDSTWADKLSLKEGMHRLNSREKMILNKRFFQGKTQMEVADEIGISQAQVSRLEKGAISQMNKQMFE